tacgTAAATATTActgttaataattttttgtatattttgaaattttaattttcaacatTTTACTATTTCATGCCTATAAACTATAAGACTTTATAACGAATATAATACTTTGTGTATAAGAACAGTTTTAAAAAACTTGtcaataaaataaagtaaattatTATAACTAGTTTTATGTAAAGTTAAGTCAAgttcttaaaaaataatagacaacttctaaaattaaataaaatactaatcaaaacttcagataaaaataaaaatatacagaaaagttaaaaaaaaacataaacaaaaatcaaaaaaaaaaatataaaatctaaaatcaccaatcatgtttaaaaaaaactaaaatctactacaaaataaaaaaccaaaaactaaaaactgaaATCCAAAAACTAGAAACTAAaagccaaaaacaaaaaaaaaaatctaaaattgaaGTAAATAATAATCACCTAAAAGCagcttaaattttatatatgaaaatgcaTAATAGTTTACAGTATctttaaatatactaaatattttGAGTACCTTTAAATGTAAATgcttttatgtaaaaaaatattaactagcTGTCTGATGCTAGTTTAAAGaagctgtttttttttcaatttgtatTTCATATTCATAAGTTATTTCAGTTTTGATAAGTCACTGCCAGATGTTCGttgctaatttttttaaactattttgttttttcatagAAGTAagaattctataaattaatagtgttagatttcaatattttctagtttatagaattattaatttacataattgtttttagattttaaatatttttaaatataatttatgtaatatttgtgAAGAATACTTGATTTTACGATATAagtattgattaaattttatacataaaatttttatattatcttttttatatataacaactAGGTTATTATTAATAGATGGAGCTTACATAGTTAAAGTGTAGATTATTTGAAAAAGAatattgaaacaaaataataataaaaataagagCTATGGTATATTATATTGGTTTTATTCGATTATATGATTATATGGTGTTAACATAGTAATAGTAGCTACTTTTAAGAGTGAATTGgaaaaaaaacatcaatacatttagaaatatacaaatagttattatatttatataaaattcatattaaataattattaatttatctttACATTAGGATTATtatatttacattaaaaatttaatttttttattatctcaTTTCTTTTAGCGAATTATGTCGTATTTTACATTGTCCCAACTTATGATTGgctgaaatttattaatttatgtaacgCCACTCTGTTTTTAAcgttataaaataactatataaataattttatttcaatattttttattgataaaattttattctattcattcttattttttaaatgatagactaactaactaaaatttaaaatattctatagtttaaaagttttttaaatatttgtagaACCCGCAAAAAGTGGACAAATTTTGCTAAGAagttttttggaaaaaaaaacactgttCCACTTTCAAAAtcttaataaatgtttttagattttttacttaAGATGTTACTCTAGCAAATCTCTACAAAAAGAAAGTGCAAGTAACAAAAAGGTTAAATGAAAAGAGACTATAAATTGGAGATAGATGACACCATAAAAGTCATCTTCTCCACATTCATCACAAAATAAGCAtattcatttttgttatttcatctTACATCCCATAGCTTGTTTTAAAAGAATTTCAGTCCCTTCAAATACCGTTTCATAGAAACGTGCATCCACAAGGATGAAGTTGTTGATTTTCATCTCGTTGTTGCTTGTATTTCCATTGTGTTCTTCAGGTATTCACAAATTACATTAGCAAAATTCATATCTAActataatacattaattaaaattaaagaatTACAATTAAATATACTACAACATCTGTTTTTTTTagattaatatatgtatatatgagcaaaaagtttcaggtatattaaaaatatattaatttagttataaataaattattttgtgatTGATAGTTTCTCATAAAGTTTTAGCAATTTagtcattttttatttagtaaattcattttgaagtttacaatttatcATCATCAAGACAatctttaagaaaattataagaaatttgttattttattttatttaaaaaatataaatagtggTAACAATTTAATACCCCAAGTTCTACTGTGATTTATatggatttcaaaattttaataatattttttgctcaatagaaatattaatatacaactatattaaaaaaattaaaatatatacatgtacatatatatatatatatatatatatatatatatatatatatatatatatatatatatatatatatatatatattttttttacatctgCATCTATTTTTTCTTAGGGTTTGAGAAGGACGATGAAGTTactcaagtgagtcaacattcATCAGACAAGGTAAGCAATAAAATTACATGTTCAATTCTTATATTATGTTAACTTATGATAGTAAAGTAATATTAAGCTGACGACTAAATTTGGTCAAACTGGAAAacggttatgtttttttttcagattctataattttttaccaTGAAATAAGTCAATAACACTATTTTCGAATTATCTTTAATGTTTGCTAGATATATCAGtgcaaaattttagtttttttatattttgtttgttaaactccttttaatttatatgtctGCCAAAATTGTCTGAATTTGGCTATCTtacctaattaaaaaaaaaaaaaactaattactaTTGGAGACCCTTACTATTGTCATTGTTtaaataaatcaatttattGTTGGTGGTGCAAAATATACTTATAATGCAGGCTACATTTAGTGTTGAGAGAATGATCGACTATCCAGGCCCATTTAATCCAACTCCCATAATTGTTCGGCCTCCTCACGGGCCCCTTACTGATCCtccaccgccaccaccaccgcgTCCAACAAAAACTGATTGATATCTTACAGTAAAGGAGAAACATATGTAATATTAGATCGGTCTATCATTAATAGCAGTTACAACATAGTTATCCAGACTGACTAAATATCAATTTATCAAGAGACTTATCAtcattaaacaaataatatattccCCAAAGATGAAATTCAACaagcaagtttttttttgggaaaattggaAATATGGAATAAAAAGACAAGTAGATTGTCCCTTTGCCATAATATGAATTATAAGTTGTCCTAATGCCATAATGTTTTCTGTAAACCCAATTAAACCCCTAATCTAATCTTTTAAacgtttttgttaatttaattatgttaaaaaatattattattatttttaattaatttaattattaaaaaaaaaaatacaaaagggAAAAAATCGACCAAAATTTCCCCCAAGCTCGACGAACCCTAATTGCTCTCTCCTTCTTTGGCGATAGAGAAAAAGGACGATTTGAAGGGGATCTCGCCGTCGCCGGTGTCGTTTTGGCCGGTAATACTCCGccggtgttcttcttcttcttaatcgAAGTCTCAGAGACCTCGTCTCACTTCGCGACTCGTTCTCAATTAAGTCGCCGAAGACCGCTGAAGCTCGTACCTCGCCGATAACTGAACTCGTGCCTCACCGCTCCGCTCTCACTCTCTCAGCCATAGTTTCAAGCAAACCAATCGATTCTCCTCAGGtttgtttatgaattttttGCATGTCTTTGTATCTCTTACTTGAGCTTGTTTAAGATCGATTTTGAATGTCATAAGTTTCGATTCTTTTTTCTGTGAATTATTATTTAGGCTTCAATCTTATCAAAATTTCCTacttttttggttaatttgtttttgtagcAACCGATCTCTAGTAACTCTTGTTTTATCTTGTGAATTATATTATGATGCATGCGTTTATAAATATTGACTGTAGTGATTGTGTTTCTTGCATTGTTTATAGGTATGACAATTGATCAGTTGCCTAAATGCTTATTCAAAGAGGGAACTGAAACACAAGTTGAGAAGGTCAACAACAGTTGTCGAACTTCCATACTTGCGAAGGTGGCGAAGTACTGTCCAGACGAGTACAAAGAAGTGTCGGAGGATCCGCTATTTGCTCAGATTGTGGCCATTCATGTACACAAGCTTCAGTTTTCGGCAAGAGCGATCCACACCTTCGTTTGCAAGCAGCTTCTGTCCGAAAAGCGTTATGAGTTGTGTTCCATTATGCTAGGAGGCCTCTCAGATTTTCAATGCAAGAATTCTATGCCATCACAGGTTTGAAATACAATGACGAGCCCGACTTGGAGATTGATGACTTGGAATATGATGGAGGGTTTTGGAGTAAGTTGCTAAGGAGACAGAAAAATATTTCGGTTCAGCAAATCAGGAAGGTTCATGTGAAGTTGTGTAATACATGGTCTCGTGTTGATAGGCTGCGGTTGGTCTATTTGTGTGTGATTGCTGGTATTCTTATGGCGAAGGATGAGAAGGTGTGGATCCCATACAAGTACATCAAGCTCGTGATGAACTTCGAGAAGATGAGGAAATATCCGTGGGGTCTTCACTCTTTTGATATGCTGGTGAGTTCCATTATCAACGCTAGGGATAAAGTGAAGACGCAAAACAGTTATGTCGTAGATGGATTCTCGTATGCACTTCAGATTTGGTTGATGGAAGCTGTTCCGGACATTGGGTCTCTTTTGGGTCAGAAACTGAGAGAAGGCGTGACTACCATGAGGTGCAGGAATTGGAAAGGATCTGCTAAGATTTCCTATGAGGATATTATTACCATAGAGTCTAATTTTGCTTCCACCGTAAGTTCTGTTTCCTTTAATTGATGTTATTGATGTGCATAGTTCTTAAATTGGTGTGTCTTTAAcctgttttaaattttttttttgtagggagATGTGTTTCCATCCATTTCTACATCTGGAAATTTCAAAGACGTGATTACTGATGCCGAGTTTGTTCGAGCCTGTGAGATGAAGGATGAAAGAGTTGATCTAATCATTGACATGCAGCGAAACAAGTATGACTGGAGTAAGCATGTTTGGGCTTATAAGGAAACAGTGAAACCATTTCAGTACAGTTCTGAGGAAGATGGTTCAGATGAGGAAGCGGCTGTAGAGACAAGTGAAACTGAAATTGAAGAAGAAATAGAAAGCACCCGTGTGTCTCCTACTaagaagaggaagaacaggTTTCGGGATACTGGTGCGGagtcgaggaagaagaggttaCTTTGCCAAAGATCAACCGAGAAATATAGAGATCttgaagaggaaatgaagtCCTATATCCAGAGTATGTTTAACTCTTCTTTTACTGCCTTAGGCCTCGAGGTACGCGAGATTATTGAAGACCGCTTTACCAAATTAGAGGAGAAGATCCTTTCATCTCAGACTCAGGGTGGTGCGCCTGCTAATACTCAGACTCGTGGTACTGATCCGTTTTGGACTCcttctgctgctgctgctggtgctgctgctgctgccacTGCTCCGGCTTCGGTTTCTGGTCGTCCTCCTGCTCCTACTCGGGCTTCTACCGAAGCTCCAGCTTCAGTTTCTACTCGTGGTCTTGCTCCTTCTCGCAGTGCGGCTTCTGCTCCTTATCGCAGTCGAGCTTCTGCGACTGCTCACAATGGTGGCCCTGCGAATGCTGCGAATACAAGGTCTCAGACAAAGGTAAACAAGAAGTAGATCATTTTTCATGTCTTCGGTTGCTGTTATATTTTCATGTCTTTGGttgcttttctttttcatgTACTCGGTTTGCggtttgtaatattattttaaggATGATGTTGTCTTTGCTGtgtgtaataattatgtaaGGATGATGTTTTCGATCATTTGTGTGATATCATTATAAGGATGGAatctttctttaaaaaatattaatgtcaTGTTTTGTGTTTCATAACCAGGATGCAGATTTGTCTGATGTGTTTGGCAGCTTATTTAGCACCTTAGATGTGAATATAGGGACCCAAGAGTACTTACAGAAGACAATGGGTAACCTTACACAAGAGTCAAATGTTGACGGTTTTGATCCATCTCAAGACAAGCAGTCCGAAGGACCTTCTGATTTCACTACGCCAATGACTTCTTTTCGGCCACAGATCTTCAAAACACCATTCTTGATTGATAGTGATGATATAGAAGTTCGTTGCAAAGCGAAAGACTACGAATTAGTTTTCCTTCCAGAAGAGAAATGGGCCAAACTAACTGAATGGACATTGAATCCCACGTAAGTtatttgaattgttttatttatttttcctcaaATCTACCTCTTCACTAACATCACAGCAATGCTTTCTTTTTACAGAGTACTTCAGATTGGGCCATCTACATTTGATGCAGAGTTAGCCTCGCGGATTATTGGGCCTAATATTTGGTTGAAGAACTTTGTGAGTTTAGCTCTGAAATATTTTGCAGATTGCTTTTTGTTGTTGGTTCTCATTCCTAAACAAAATTGTATTGTCTTTTTCAGGACATGGACGCCATGATGTATTTGTTTCGGGAAAAAACCACATTGCGTCAGTGGAGTCCAGACCGAGTCGCATTTTTGAACTGTATGTTCAGTAATCAGATTATCACGGCCTATGGGAAGTTTGATGGAAACAGGAGAGGGTACAAAATCGACGACAATTTTCTCGAGTATGGAAGAGGCGAGCTTCCATATCATGGAAGCACAGGTTCAGTATGGAGCGTTGATGTCGATCGTCTCTACATCCCTATATGTGTTAACCAAATCCACTGGATCTCTATTTGCGTCAATCTTGTGAACCGGACAATTGATGTCTTCGATTGTGGGGGTAAGAAGAACAACAGGGTCATCGAAGCTTTTGCCGTCCTCATTCCACGAATCGTCAAGGCAGTCCAGTCGCCAGAGAGGAGAAAGATT
This genomic interval from Brassica napus cultivar Da-Ae chromosome A6, Da-Ae, whole genome shotgun sequence contains the following:
- the LOC125609921 gene encoding uncharacterized protein LOC125609921, coding for MTIDQLPKCLFKEGTETQVEKVNNSCRTSILAKVAKYCPDEYKEVSEDPLFAQIVAIHVHKLQRPLRFSMQEFYAITGLKYNDEPDLEIDDLEYDGGFWSKLLRRQKNISVQQIRKVHVKLCNTWSRVDRLRLVYLCVIAGILMAKDEKVWIPYKYIKLVMNFEKMRKYPWGLHSFDMLVSSIINARDKVKTQNSYVVDGFSYALQIWLMEAVPDIGSLLGQKLREGVTTMRCRNWKGSAKISYEDIITIESNFASTGDVFPSISTSGNFKDVITDAEFVRACEMKDERVDLIIDMQRNKYDWSKHVWAYKETVKPFQYSSEEDGSDEEAAVETSETEIEEEIESTRVSPTKKRKNRFRDTGAESRKKRLLCQRSTEKYRDLEEEMKSYIQSMFNSSFTALGLEVREIIEDRFTKLEEKILSSQTQGGAPANTQTRGTDPFWTPSAAAAGAAAAATAPASVSGRPPAPTRASTEAPASVSTRGLAPSRSAASAPYRSRASATAHNGGPANAANTRSQTKDADLSDVFGSLFSTLDVNIGTQEYLQKTMGNLTQESNVDGFDPSQDKQSEGPSDFTTPMTSFRPQIFKTPFLIDSDDIEVRCKAKDYELVFLPEEKWAKLTEWTLNPTVLQIGPSTFDAELASRIIGPNIWLKNFDMDAMMYLFREKTTLRQWSPDRVAFLNCMFSNQIITAYGKFDGNRRGYKIDDNFLEYGRGELPYHGSTGSVWSVDVDRLYIPICVNQIHWISICVNLVNRTIDVFDCGGKKNNRVIEAFAVLIPRIVKAVQSPERRKISM